One window of Botrimarina mediterranea genomic DNA carries:
- the ruvA gene encoding Holliday junction branch migration protein RuvA: MITKITGHVVAAAGDAATIAAGPFEYEVLIPEFCRRRLSGIIGNETSLHTIEYLEGDAARGKLTPRLVGFTAAVEREFFDMFCQVDGIGVRKALRAMVRPVEELAVMIEEQDAKGLATLPGIGPATAERVIAKLRRKAAKFALLVGRKETPLGDVEGDLLSEAFEILRTLGHSDADARRLIDGVVTRSKSKFKDVEALLHAVYEHRND; the protein is encoded by the coding sequence CGGGCGACGCCGCCACGATCGCCGCGGGGCCCTTCGAGTACGAAGTGCTCATCCCCGAGTTCTGCCGCCGGCGGCTGTCGGGAATCATCGGTAACGAAACCTCCCTGCACACCATCGAGTACCTCGAAGGGGACGCGGCGCGTGGCAAGCTCACGCCGCGCCTCGTGGGCTTCACCGCCGCGGTGGAGCGTGAATTCTTCGACATGTTCTGCCAGGTCGACGGCATCGGCGTCCGCAAGGCGCTGCGGGCTATGGTGCGGCCGGTCGAAGAGCTGGCCGTCATGATCGAAGAGCAAGACGCCAAGGGCTTGGCGACGCTTCCCGGCATCGGCCCGGCAACCGCCGAGCGCGTCATCGCCAAGCTACGGCGCAAGGCGGCGAAGTTCGCCCTCCTGGTCGGCCGCAAAGAGACGCCGCTGGGCGACGTCGAAGGCGACCTCCTCAGCGAAGCGTTCGAGATCCTCCGCACCCTCGGGCACAGCGACGCCGACGCCCGCCGTTTGATCGACGGCGTCGTCACCCGCAGCAAGTCGAAGTTCAAGGACGTCGAGGCGCTGCTGCACGCGGTGTACGAGCATCGGAACGATTAG